The following are encoded in a window of Carya illinoinensis cultivar Pawnee chromosome 15, C.illinoinensisPawnee_v1, whole genome shotgun sequence genomic DNA:
- the LOC122297491 gene encoding uncharacterized protein LOC122297491 isoform X2 — protein MAMKSEWKKVVEKYRKELQYAHNLKITRSGDTALHIAVSDGQEEIVADLIHLMQSTRINHAKEAVKTKNERDNTPLHTAAAMGNLPMCKLIAQVDPLLVGERNCEGETPFFLAALYGKKEAFLCLHKICVDQDRKQAKRPEDGDTIHQDNKQGAKIGYKYAKREDGDTILHCAINGEYFDLAFQIVHLYPKLVDSVNEQGFFPLHLLATKPSAFRSGSHLGRFYKLIYHSIFVDELTHEHEDDQRPPAIIKSRKEEKNPNYPENYRTCINFFRLFWNMAHVVVPRTKDRSKPSDPENATNQSIIAHGSNANHHHGTRERDRLFPANYDTCFEFVKFASKAMLIILGLGSNTIRKMHDKKQKHTWSVQVMNEILIHTKTYEDSYPAGGADPNVFAAAKLSYTTSTKHEDDYQQDTKPYNVDQEAGGQVVFDNMGGEMTDKKIHEPPKKESAILIAAKNGVTEIVDKILELFPVAIHDMNVDKKNIVLLAVENRQPHVYRYLHKRNILVDSVFRKVDKDGNSALHLAAKLGDYKPWLIPGAALQMQWEIKWYEFVKDSMPPHFFPRCNKAGKTAKDMFTETHQELVNNGGEWLTNTSESCSVVAALIATVAFSTASTFPGGIKQDSGTPTLENQPAFDVFAISSLVALSFSVTSLIMFLSILTSRYQERDFGRDLPRKLLVGLTSLFVSIASILLSFCAGHFFVLKDKLKYAAFPVYTVTCLPITFFAVAQFPLYFDLIWTTFKKVPQRSYKVVL, from the exons ATGGCGATGAAGTCCGAATGGAAAAAAGTTGTGGAGAAGTATCGGAAAGAATTACAGTATGCTCACAACCTCAAGATCACGAGGTCAGGGGACACAGCATTACACATAGCTGTCTCCGATGGCCAAGAAGAAATAGTCGCAGATCTTATACATTTAATGCAGTCTACTCGTATAAATCATGCCAAGGAGGCTGTTAAAACTAAAAACGAGCGAGATAATACCCCTCTGCATACTGCTGCAGCAATGGGGAACCTGCCCATGTGTAAGCTCATAGCACAAGTTGATCCGTTATTGGTGGGTGAGCGTAATTGTGAAGGAGAGACTCCTTTTTTCTTGGCTGCCCTCTACGGTAAAAAGGAAGCCTTCCTTTGTCTCCACAAAATCTGCGTTGATCAGGATAGGAAGCAGGCCAAGAGGCCAGAGGATGGTGACACCATTCATCAGGATAACAAGCAGGGCGCCAAAATTGGCTACAAATATGCCAAGAGGGAGGATGGTGACACCATTCTTCACTGTGCCATTAATGGCGAGTATTTTG aTTTGGCATTTCAAATAGTTCACTTGTATCCGAAGCTGGTTGACAGTGTGAACGAGCAAGGATTCTTCCCTCTCCATCTGCTAGCCACCAAGCCTTCTGCTTTCAGAAGCGGTAGCCACCTTGGACGATTTTACAAACTCATCTATCACA GCATATTTGTTGATGAGCTGACGCATGAACATGAAGATGATCAGAGGCCACCGGCAATAATAAAGAGTCGTAAAGAGGAAAAGAATCCGAATTATCCAGAGAACTACAGGACGTGCATCAACTTCTTTCGATTGTTCTGGAATATGGCTCATGTTG TTGTTCCTAGAACAAAGGATAGATCAAAGCCATCAGATCCAGAGAACGCAACAAATCAGTCAATTATAGCCCATGGTAGTAATGCAA ATCATCATCATGGAACTCGGGAACGAGATCGGTTATTTCCAGCTAATTATGACACCTGTTTTGAATTTGTCAAGTTTGCATCCAAGGCAATGCTGATCATCCTTGGACTAG GATCTAACACGATAAGAAAGATGCATGATAAGAAACAAAAGCACACATGGTCCGTTCAAGTCATGAACGAAATTCTAATACACACCAAAACATACGAGGATAGTTACCCAGCCGGCGGGGCGGACCCGAATGTATTTGCTGCAGCAAAGCTAAGTTATACGACATCGACCAAACATGAAGATGATTATCAACAGGATACAAAGCCTTATAATGTTGATCAAGAAGCTGGGGGCCAAGTCGTCTTTGACAATATGGGTGGAGAAA TGACggacaaaaaaattcatgagcCGCCAAAGAAGGAGTCTGCCATATTAATTGCAGCTAAAAATGGTGTCACTGAAATCGTGGATAAAAttctagaactctttccagttGCCATACACGACATGAATGTGGACAAGAAGAATATAGTGCTGTTGGCAGTGGAGAACAGGCAACCACATGTGTATAGATACTTGCATAAAAGAAATATCCTGGTTGACAGCGTGTTCCGGAAAGTGGATAAAGACGGGAACAGTGCCTTGCATCTCGCGGCAAAGCTTGGAGACTATAAGCCTTGGCTCATTCCCGGGGCTGCCTTACAAATGCAATGGGAAATCAAGTGGTATGAG TTTGTCAAGGATTCCATGCCACCCCATTTCTTCCCCCGTTGCAACAAGGCGGGCAAAACAGCGAAGGACATGTTCACCGAAACCCATCAGGAACTAGTAAACAACGGTGGTGAGTGGCTAACCAACACCTCTGAATCCTGCTCTGTCGTTGCTGCACTCATTGCAACTGTTGCCTTCTCGACGGCTTCCACATTCCCCGGAGGCATCAAGCAGGATAGTGGCACCCCGACGCTCGAAAACCAACCGGCATTTGACGTATTCGCCATCTCATCACTCGTTGCGCTCTCCTTCTCTGTCACTTCGTTGATAATGTTCCTTTCCATTTTAACATCAAGGTACCAAGAGAGAGACTTTGGGAGAGACTTGCCGAGGAAGCTCTTGGTGGGTTTAACATCGCTGTTCGTCTCCATAGCATCAATATTGCTTTCATTCTGCGCTGGACATTTCTTTGTGCTAAAGGATAAGTTAAAATATGCGGCATTTCCAGTGTATACAGTGACATGCCTGCCTATAACTTTTTTTGCCGTAGCACAGTTTCCACTCTATTTTGATCTTATATGGACCACCTTTAAGAAAGTGCCACAACGTAGCTACAAGGTGGTTctctaa
- the LOC122297491 gene encoding uncharacterized protein LOC122297491 isoform X1 encodes MAMKSEWKKVVEKYRKELQYAHNLKITRSGDTALHIAVSDGQEEIVADLIHLMQSTRINHAKEAVKTKNERDNTPLHTAAAMGNLPMCKLIAQVDPLLVGERNCEGETPFFLAALYGKKEAFLCLHKICVDQDRKQAKRPEDGDTIHQDNKQGAKIGYKYAKREDGDTILHCAINGEYFDLAFQIVHLYPKLVDSVNEQGFFPLHLLATKPSAFRSGSHLGRFYKLIYHSIFVDELTHEHEDDQRPPAIIKSRKEEKNPNYPENYRTCINFFRLFWNMAHVALSLSPVVPRTKDRSKPSDPENATNQSIIAHGSNANHHHGTRERDRLFPANYDTCFEFVKFASKAMLIILGLGSNTIRKMHDKKQKHTWSVQVMNEILIHTKTYEDSYPAGGADPNVFAAAKLSYTTSTKHEDDYQQDTKPYNVDQEAGGQVVFDNMGGEMTDKKIHEPPKKESAILIAAKNGVTEIVDKILELFPVAIHDMNVDKKNIVLLAVENRQPHVYRYLHKRNILVDSVFRKVDKDGNSALHLAAKLGDYKPWLIPGAALQMQWEIKWYEFVKDSMPPHFFPRCNKAGKTAKDMFTETHQELVNNGGEWLTNTSESCSVVAALIATVAFSTASTFPGGIKQDSGTPTLENQPAFDVFAISSLVALSFSVTSLIMFLSILTSRYQERDFGRDLPRKLLVGLTSLFVSIASILLSFCAGHFFVLKDKLKYAAFPVYTVTCLPITFFAVAQFPLYFDLIWTTFKKVPQRSYKVVL; translated from the exons ATGGCGATGAAGTCCGAATGGAAAAAAGTTGTGGAGAAGTATCGGAAAGAATTACAGTATGCTCACAACCTCAAGATCACGAGGTCAGGGGACACAGCATTACACATAGCTGTCTCCGATGGCCAAGAAGAAATAGTCGCAGATCTTATACATTTAATGCAGTCTACTCGTATAAATCATGCCAAGGAGGCTGTTAAAACTAAAAACGAGCGAGATAATACCCCTCTGCATACTGCTGCAGCAATGGGGAACCTGCCCATGTGTAAGCTCATAGCACAAGTTGATCCGTTATTGGTGGGTGAGCGTAATTGTGAAGGAGAGACTCCTTTTTTCTTGGCTGCCCTCTACGGTAAAAAGGAAGCCTTCCTTTGTCTCCACAAAATCTGCGTTGATCAGGATAGGAAGCAGGCCAAGAGGCCAGAGGATGGTGACACCATTCATCAGGATAACAAGCAGGGCGCCAAAATTGGCTACAAATATGCCAAGAGGGAGGATGGTGACACCATTCTTCACTGTGCCATTAATGGCGAGTATTTTG aTTTGGCATTTCAAATAGTTCACTTGTATCCGAAGCTGGTTGACAGTGTGAACGAGCAAGGATTCTTCCCTCTCCATCTGCTAGCCACCAAGCCTTCTGCTTTCAGAAGCGGTAGCCACCTTGGACGATTTTACAAACTCATCTATCACA GCATATTTGTTGATGAGCTGACGCATGAACATGAAGATGATCAGAGGCCACCGGCAATAATAAAGAGTCGTAAAGAGGAAAAGAATCCGAATTATCCAGAGAACTACAGGACGTGCATCAACTTCTTTCGATTGTTCTGGAATATGGCTCATGTTG ctctctccctctccccagTTGTTCCTAGAACAAAGGATAGATCAAAGCCATCAGATCCAGAGAACGCAACAAATCAGTCAATTATAGCCCATGGTAGTAATGCAA ATCATCATCATGGAACTCGGGAACGAGATCGGTTATTTCCAGCTAATTATGACACCTGTTTTGAATTTGTCAAGTTTGCATCCAAGGCAATGCTGATCATCCTTGGACTAG GATCTAACACGATAAGAAAGATGCATGATAAGAAACAAAAGCACACATGGTCCGTTCAAGTCATGAACGAAATTCTAATACACACCAAAACATACGAGGATAGTTACCCAGCCGGCGGGGCGGACCCGAATGTATTTGCTGCAGCAAAGCTAAGTTATACGACATCGACCAAACATGAAGATGATTATCAACAGGATACAAAGCCTTATAATGTTGATCAAGAAGCTGGGGGCCAAGTCGTCTTTGACAATATGGGTGGAGAAA TGACggacaaaaaaattcatgagcCGCCAAAGAAGGAGTCTGCCATATTAATTGCAGCTAAAAATGGTGTCACTGAAATCGTGGATAAAAttctagaactctttccagttGCCATACACGACATGAATGTGGACAAGAAGAATATAGTGCTGTTGGCAGTGGAGAACAGGCAACCACATGTGTATAGATACTTGCATAAAAGAAATATCCTGGTTGACAGCGTGTTCCGGAAAGTGGATAAAGACGGGAACAGTGCCTTGCATCTCGCGGCAAAGCTTGGAGACTATAAGCCTTGGCTCATTCCCGGGGCTGCCTTACAAATGCAATGGGAAATCAAGTGGTATGAG TTTGTCAAGGATTCCATGCCACCCCATTTCTTCCCCCGTTGCAACAAGGCGGGCAAAACAGCGAAGGACATGTTCACCGAAACCCATCAGGAACTAGTAAACAACGGTGGTGAGTGGCTAACCAACACCTCTGAATCCTGCTCTGTCGTTGCTGCACTCATTGCAACTGTTGCCTTCTCGACGGCTTCCACATTCCCCGGAGGCATCAAGCAGGATAGTGGCACCCCGACGCTCGAAAACCAACCGGCATTTGACGTATTCGCCATCTCATCACTCGTTGCGCTCTCCTTCTCTGTCACTTCGTTGATAATGTTCCTTTCCATTTTAACATCAAGGTACCAAGAGAGAGACTTTGGGAGAGACTTGCCGAGGAAGCTCTTGGTGGGTTTAACATCGCTGTTCGTCTCCATAGCATCAATATTGCTTTCATTCTGCGCTGGACATTTCTTTGTGCTAAAGGATAAGTTAAAATATGCGGCATTTCCAGTGTATACAGTGACATGCCTGCCTATAACTTTTTTTGCCGTAGCACAGTTTCCACTCTATTTTGATCTTATATGGACCACCTTTAAGAAAGTGCCACAACGTAGCTACAAGGTGGTTctctaa
- the LOC122297055 gene encoding uncharacterized protein LOC122297055 gives MDPPQDDDHHQHNNSSPASFKQKLIKSSLFCVPKNPHHQVHHRGETVTSTVDKKPRLVRSNSLRTKSRPEGYSVDHHDINELKHRCKNFISRMGSGPKHDRRHSADFKYDAFSYALNFEEEDPRSEDFPYRDFSARLPRTPPSTDVYNIESIDHQGRTACS, from the coding sequence ATGGATCCTCCTCAGGACGATGATCACCACCAACACAACAATTCCTCACCGGCCTCTTTCAAACAAAAGTTGATCAAGTCCTCCCTCTTCTGCGTTCCCAAGAACCCCCACCACCAAGTTCACCATCGCGGCGAAACCGTCACGAGCACCGTCGACAAGAAGCCGAGGCTCGTCCGGAGCAACTCATTGCGGACAAAGTCCAGGCCGGAGGGATATTCAGTTGATCATCACGACATAAACGAGCTCAAACACCGGTGCAAGAACTTCATCTCGCGAATGGGCTCAGGTCCAAAACACGACAGGCGCCACTCCGCCGACTTCAAGTACGATGCCTTCAGCTACGCCCTAAACTTCGAGGAAGAAGACCCCCGTTCCGAAGACTTCCCGTACAGAGACTTCTCCGCCAGGTTGCCCCGCACTCCTCCTTCCACCGATGTATATAATATTGAATCTATTGATCATCAAGGACGGACGGCATGTAGTTAG
- the LOC122297056 gene encoding uncharacterized protein LOC122297056: MDPPQDDDHHQHNNSSPASFKQKFKSSLFCFPKNPHHQVHHRGETVTSSVDKKPRLVRCNSLRTKSRTEGYSSDHHDINELKHRCKNFILRMGSGRKHDRRHSADFKYDAFSYALNFEEEDPRSEDFPYRDFSARLPRTPPSTDVYNIESIDHQGRTACS; encoded by the coding sequence ATGGATCCTCCTCAGGACGATGATCACCACCAACACAACAATTCCTCACCGGCCTCTTTCAAACAAAAGTTCAAGTCCTCCCTCTTCTGCTTTCCCAAGAACCCCCACCACCAAGTTCACCATCGCGGCGAAACCGTCACGAGCAGCGTCGACAAGAAGCCGAGGCTCGTCCGGTGCAACTCATTGCGGACAAAGTCCAGGACGGAGGGATATTCATCTGATCATCACGACATAAACGAGCTCAAACACCGGTGCAAGAACTTCATATTGCGAATGGGCTCAGGTCGAAAACACGACAGGCGCCACTCCGCCGACTTCAAGTACGATGCCTTCAGCTACGCCCTAAACTTCGAGGAAGAAGACCCCCGTTCCGAAGACTTCCCGTACAGAGACTTCTCCGCCAGGTTGCCCCGCACTCCTCCTTCCACCGATGTATATAATATTGAATCTATCGATCATCAAGGACGGACGGCAtgtagttag
- the LOC122295627 gene encoding uncharacterized protein LOC122295627 isoform X1: MAGMLPGVESARRRRVHGGTRRPPLSLYTSSHEKHQTYTTPSLRRSVFDQAYKDEDLGGAAREAKERLDERLGVNRSSETKRSNNKDCTRYVEGRSMVLGKSHIEALRSKQSGSERFSWVKLSWKPWASCEMLVCHG, encoded by the exons ATGGCCGGAATGCTTCCCGGAGTGGAATCCGCCCGAAGGAGACGGGTCCATGGAGGCACAAGGCGGCCACCTCTCAGTTTATACACAAGCAGCCATGAAAAGCATCAAACCTATACTACCCCTTCTTTG AGGAGAAGTGTATTTGACCAAGCATACAAGGATGAGGATTTGGGGGGAGCAGCAAGAGAAGCCAAAGAGAGGTTGGATGAGAGGTTGGGAGTAAATAGATCCTCAGAAACCAAAAG GAGTAACAACAAAGACTGCACGAGGTATGTGGAGGGCAGATCCATGGTCCTTGGAAAGTCGCACATAGAGGCGTTGAGGTCAAAACAGAGCGGCTCAGAGAGGTTCAGTTGGGTTAAGCTGAGCTGGAAGCCTTGGGCCTCATGTGAGATGCTTGTTTGCCATGGCTAG
- the LOC122295627 gene encoding uncharacterized protein LOC122295627 isoform X2 → MEAQGGHLSVYTQAAMKSIKPILPLLWWRRSVFDQAYKDEDLGGAAREAKERLDERLGVNRSSETKRSNNKDCTRYVEGRSMVLGKSHIEALRSKQSGSERFSWVKLSWKPWASCEMLVCHG, encoded by the exons ATGGAGGCACAAGGCGGCCACCTCTCAGTTTATACACAAGCAGCCATGAAAAGCATCAAACCTATACTACCCCTTCTTTGGTGG AGGAGAAGTGTATTTGACCAAGCATACAAGGATGAGGATTTGGGGGGAGCAGCAAGAGAAGCCAAAGAGAGGTTGGATGAGAGGTTGGGAGTAAATAGATCCTCAGAAACCAAAAG GAGTAACAACAAAGACTGCACGAGGTATGTGGAGGGCAGATCCATGGTCCTTGGAAAGTCGCACATAGAGGCGTTGAGGTCAAAACAGAGCGGCTCAGAGAGGTTCAGTTGGGTTAAGCTGAGCTGGAAGCCTTGGGCCTCATGTGAGATGCTTGTTTGCCATGGCTAG